A genomic region of Phocoena sinus isolate mPhoSin1 chromosome 18, mPhoSin1.pri, whole genome shotgun sequence contains the following coding sequences:
- the GJB2 gene encoding gap junction beta-2 protein: protein MDWGTLQTILGGVNKHSTSIGKIWLTVIFIFRVMILVVAAKEVWGDEQADFVCNTLQPGCKNVCYDHYFPVSHIRLWALQLIFVSTPALLVAMHVAHYRHEKKRKFMKGEIKSEFKDIEEIKSQKVRIEGSLWWTYTGSIFFRVIFEAAFMYVFYVMYDGFAMQRLVKCNAWPCPNTVDCFVSRPTEKTVFTVFMIAVSGICILLNVTELCYLMIRYCSGKSKKPV, encoded by the coding sequence ATGGACTGGGGCACGTTGCAGACGATCTTGGGGGGCGTGAACAAACACTCCACCAGCATCGGGAAGATCTGGCTCACCGTCATCTTCATTTTCCGCGTCATGATCCTTGTGGTGGCCGCGAAGGAGGTGTGGGGCGATGAGCAGGCCGACTTCGTGTGCAACACGCTGCAGCCCGGGTGCAAGAACGTGTGCTACGACCACTACTTCCCCGTGTCCCACATCCGGCTCTGGGCGCTACAGCTCATCTTCGTGTCCACGCCGGCCCTGCTGGTGGCCATGCACGTGGCCCACTACAGAcacgagaagaaaaggaaattcatgaAGGGAGAGATAAAGAGTGAATTTAAGGACATCGAAGAGATCAAAAGCCAGAAGGTCCGAATCGAAGGGTCGCTGTGGTGGACCTACACCGGCAGCATCTTCTTCCGGGTCATCTTCGAGGCCGCCTTCATGTACGTCTTCTACGTCATGTATGACGGCTTCGCCATGCAGCGCCTGGTGAAATGCAACGCGTGGCCCTGCCCTAACACGGTGGACTGCTTCGTGTCCAGGCCAACGGAGAAGACCGTCTTCACGGTTTTCATGATCGCCGTGTCTGGAATTTGCATCCTGCTTAATGTCACCGAATTGTGTTACTTGATGATTAGATATTGTTCCGGAAAGTCCAAAAAACCAGTGTAA